From one Scophthalmus maximus strain ysfricsl-2021 chromosome 19, ASM2237912v1, whole genome shotgun sequence genomic stretch:
- the gp1bb gene encoding platelet glycoprotein Ib beta chain, which produces MTGLLLLCLLLLLQGQRSSACPHLCSCHGGQVNCNGRSLTSYSLPASFPAGTTELHLHNNSLATLPNGLLDDLTSLRSVSLHGNPWVCDCGVLYLRAWLLRQPAGLQSHLGVNCSSPPGLRGRLVVYLTEEEVLESCHYSYCDLALASQVCLFVFVVVQAALLVALIVFLKRFERLSKEARRTTEESFTAGEGQRDYTTLKDSRI; this is translated from the coding sequence ATGACGGGGCTTCTGCTCCTgtgtctgctcctcctgcttcaaggtcagaggtcgtcagCATGCCCCCACCTTTGCTCCTGTCATGGTGGTCAGGTGAACTGTAACGGCAGGTCTCTCACCTCCTACTCGCTGCCTGCCAGCTTCCCTGCCGGGACCACCGAGCTCCATCTCCACAACAACTCGCTGGCCACACTCCCTAACGGGCTCCTGGATGATCTGacctctctccgctctgtctccctccacggTAACCCCTGGGTGTGTGACTGTGGTGTCCTGTACCTGCGAGCCTGGCTGCTGCGTCAGCCCGCCGGCCTCCAATCACACCTGGGCGTCAACTGCAGCTCCCCTCCAGGCTTGAGAGGGCGGCTGGTGGTGTATttaacagaggaggaggtcctgGAGTCCTGCCACTACTCGTACTGTGACCTGGCTTTGGCCTcacaggtgtgtttgtttgtgtttgtggtggtgCAGGCGGCTCTGCTGGTGGCCCTCATCGTGTTCCTGAAGAGATTCGAGAGGCTGTCCAAAGAGGCGAGGAGAACCACAGAGGAGAGCTTCACAGCCGGGGAGGGTCAGAGGGACTACACAACTTTAAAGGACAGCCGCATCTGA